The DNA sequence GGATCATGCAGTACCAGGGCCAGTACGGGACCGATTGGGGCAAGGTGCTGGCCTTTGTGAGCCTGACGCTGGCGCCGGCGGTGTTCTTTTACCTGCTGGCCCAGAAGCACATCATCGCCGGCCTGACCTCCGGCGCCGTCAAGGGGTGAAGCGCCCGGCTTTTGTACAGCGACTTTGCCATGAAACTTCAGGAAGACTTGTCTGCTCAGACATCGATGGACAGCGATTTCATTTCTCAAGCCCGTGCGCTGGTGGCGCAAATGACCCTCGAGGAAAAGGCGCTGTTGTTATCCGGTGACGGGTGGTGGAAAACCCACCGTATTGACCGGTTGAACGTACCGTCCGTAATGATGACCGACGGTCCCCACGGGGTCAGGAAAGTCGAAGGGGCGGCGCTTGCCGCCAGCGTGCCGGCGACCTGCTTTCCTACCGCCTCGGCGCTCGCTTCCGCCTGGAATACGGACCTGATCAGGGAAGTCGGCATGGCTTTGGCCGAAGAATGCCAGGCTAACGACGTCCAGATTCTGCTCGGGCCGGGGGTCAACATGAAACGCTCGCCTCTGGGGGGCCGCAATTTCGAGTATTTTTCTGAAGACCCGGTTTTGGCCGGCAAACTGGCAGCGGCTTACATCCAGGGGGTTCAAAGCCAGGGCGTGGGCACGTCACTGAAACACTACGCAGCGAACAACCAGGAGTTCGAGCGCATGGCGGCCAGTTCGAACGTGGATGAGCGTACCATGCACGAGATCTACCTGCCCGCCTTCGAGTTGGCGGTCAAAGAGGCGCAGCCCTGGTCGGTCATGGCTGCCTACAACCCGGTCAACGGCGTTTATGCTACTGAAAATGAATGGCTCCTCCAGGGCATCCTGAGGGCTCGCTGGGGTTTTCAGGGGCTCGTGGTTTCAGACTGGGGCGCGATTCATGATCGTATCGAAGCGGTCAACGCCGGGTGTAACCTCGAAATGCCCGGCAGCGGAGAGTTTCACCGGGACCAGATCATTCAGGCGGCCCGCACCGGCCGGATCCCGCCTGCGACGCTCGACGAGGTTGTGGTGCCGTTGCTGGCGGTGATTCTGAAGGCTAAAGCGCTTCACCGGCCAGACGTCGCATTCAACCCGGAAGGGCATGATGCTTTGGCGCGGCGGGCAGCCGGCGAGAGTGTGGTCTTGCTCAAGAATGACGGCGCCCTCCTGCCGCTCGATCCGGCAGCCTTGAAGAGCGTTGCGTTGATCGGCGCATTTGCAAAGACGCCGCGCTACCAGGGCGCCGGCAGTTCGCAGGTAAACCCGACAAGAATCTCCACGGCATACGAGGAACTGCTGAAGCTGATGGGCAAGGACACGGTCGTCCGTTACGCCGCCGGATATGCGGAAGAGGGGGAGACAACGAGTGAATTGCTCGATGAAGCCCGGCAGCACGCTAAGGAGGCGGAGGTCGCGGTCGTTTTTGCCGGTTTGCCCGACAGCTATGAATCGGAGGGCTTTGACCGCGCGTCGCTGGAGCTTCCGCCCGGTCACAATGAGCTGATCGAAGCCGTTGCTGCCGTTCAACCCAATACGGTTGTGGTCCTCATGAATGGGTCCGCCGTTACGATGCCCTGGGCAGGAAAGGTGGGGGCCATCATCGAGGCCTGGCTGGGCGGACAAGCGGGCGGCGGGGCCGTCGCCGACGCGTTAGCCGGCCGGGTTAATCCTTCGGGAAAACTGGCGGAAACGTTCCCTGCGCGACTGGAAGACACGCCTGCCTACCCGGATTTTCCCGCCCGGGACAAAAACGCCCTTTACGGGGAAAGGTGTTTTATCGGTTATCGTCATTACGACGCCAGAAAGGTGGCTCCGCTGTTTCCGTTCGGGTTCGGTCTCAGTTACACCACTTTTGCCTACTCGGACCTGAGGGTGAGCGCATCATCAATCCGGGATACCGAGGGCGTTACGGTGGAATTGGAAGTCAAAAATACCGGTCAACGGGCCGGCAAAGAGGTGGTGCAGCTCTACGTCCGTGAACAACACCCGAAGGTCGCCCGGCCCGAAAAAGAGCTGAAGGCCTTCACCAAAGTGGCCCTCGAACCCGGTGAGGAGAAAACGGTCCGGTTCCGGCTGGAAAAGCGGGATTTTGCCTGTTACGACCTTTCTATCCACGATTGGGCGGTGAATTCCGGAACGTTCGAACTCCTGGCCGGGGGGTCCTCCCGGGATCTTCCCCTGCGGCAGATGATAAACGTGGAAGCCACCGGCCGGGTTTATCCCCCGCTGACCCGCGATTCGTTGCTGAAAGAATTCGCGGCCCATCCCAAGGGCAAGGCGCATTACGCCACCTTGGCGAACGCTTTCGGGATGGGGAACTCTGATGAAGAAGCGACCGCTGACACACCGGATCTGACCCCGGAAGAAGCGGCCGCCAAGAAGAAAGCTGCCCGGGCCGTCAAGGCGTTCCTTGACGACATGCCGGCTTACAAGGTCAGCGCGTTTTCGGAAGGTAGATTTACTCCCCGGATGCTGGACGATATCCTCCGTCAGGCGCAGTGACGGGAATGGAGCGAGCGAGTGCCGCGTGGTAGCGGCACCCGCAAGACGTGCGGCTATTCAAGGTCGAACGAAATCTTCGCGTTAAGACGGAACTGCGTGATCTTCCCGTCGCTGACCTCGGCCGAGAATTCCTGCCCATAGATGGAATGAATGTGGCGCACGGTTTTGGAGGTTTCCTCAAGTGCCTTTTGGGCAGCTTGCTCCCAGCTTTGGTCCGACTGGGAGATCACTTCGATAACGTCAACGAGTCTGGCCATGGTTGATATCCTCAAGTCGAATTCGTGCGTAAGCGGAGCGCCGGCTTTCTATGGCGGCGAAAAATGGAGTTGCCGGGAGTCGAGTGTCGGGTGCCGGGTGCCGGGTGCCGGGCATTTACGGCGTCACCCTGAATGCGTTGCGCCGGTATGGGCAGGAAGGATAACTGTCTCAATGGTGTTACGATTCTTGGCCGCGTCCGGTGAACTGGCCCGGGGTCCCGGCCATTTTCGAAGGACGAAGCGCCTTTTCTCCTGGTGACCGGCCCGGCGCCGAGCCTTGCTTTCGCAGCAGCAGCCAAAACATCAGGCCGTGGGTGACCAGCAGCGGCGGTACCACAACCGTGGGGATGAAGTACGCAGCGCCCAGCGACCCTGGGTTAATCCCAACACCGATCACTCCTTGATAGAAAGCCATGAGGAGGTCCGCGGTGCCCCAAATGTTGAACAACCATGCGGTAGGGATCGCAAACGATGCGCGAGCGGAGACCGACCATAGAGTCAGGATCGCGAGAATGGCCGCAAGGAGATCACCGTACGCCGCCGGAAAAGCGAAAGCCGGCGACAGCGAAGGTGACACAACCCCGGCAATCAGGAAGCTAAGCCCTATAAACCGGAAGGTATGGGGAACCGTTAATGCGACGAGCGCTCGCTCTCGACGTGCCGTTCGGAGCCGAGGCCAGATGTAAATCCGGGTCACAATGCCGAAGGCAATAAAGCTCATGGCGACGCTGAGCCCGAATGACGGGAGGCCATTCATGCGAGTGCTCCCTTCAGCGCAGAGTCCGCCGTGAATGAGCCCTCAACGCCATGGCTCGCCATCCAGCCCGCGTCGTCGAGCGCAAGATGGGGCGCCGGCGGCACGGGCTGCCCTTGCGCCCTCTCGTAGGCCGCGGGATCCATCCCCGGGAGGATCGGTACCGCCATGAAGCGCGCAAAGGCCGCGAGCCGCGCGCCGGCGCCCTGGCGCGATTCGGGCAATGCCGCGTGGCGCCTGGTGATCGTTTCGAAGTCCTCGGCATCTTTTC is a window from the Verrucomicrobiota bacterium genome containing:
- a CDS encoding glycoside hydrolase family 3 C-terminal domain-containing protein; protein product: MTLEEKALLLSGDGWWKTHRIDRLNVPSVMMTDGPHGVRKVEGAALAASVPATCFPTASALASAWNTDLIREVGMALAEECQANDVQILLGPGVNMKRSPLGGRNFEYFSEDPVLAGKLAAAYIQGVQSQGVGTSLKHYAANNQEFERMAASSNVDERTMHEIYLPAFELAVKEAQPWSVMAAYNPVNGVYATENEWLLQGILRARWGFQGLVVSDWGAIHDRIEAVNAGCNLEMPGSGEFHRDQIIQAARTGRIPPATLDEVVVPLLAVILKAKALHRPDVAFNPEGHDALARRAAGESVVLLKNDGALLPLDPAALKSVALIGAFAKTPRYQGAGSSQVNPTRISTAYEELLKLMGKDTVVRYAAGYAEEGETTSELLDEARQHAKEAEVAVVFAGLPDSYESEGFDRASLELPPGHNELIEAVAAVQPNTVVVLMNGSAVTMPWAGKVGAIIEAWLGGQAGGGAVADALAGRVNPSGKLAETFPARLEDTPAYPDFPARDKNALYGERCFIGYRHYDARKVAPLFPFGFGLSYTTFAYSDLRVSASSIRDTEGVTVELEVKNTGQRAGKEVVQLYVREQHPKVARPEKELKAFTKVALEPGEEKTVRFRLEKRDFACYDLSIHDWAVNSGTFELLAGGSSRDLPLRQMINVEATGRVYPPLTRDSLLKEFAAHPKGKAHYATLANAFGMGNSDEEATADTPDLTPEEAAAKKKAARAVKAFLDDMPAYKVSAFSEGRFTPRMLDDILRQAQ
- a CDS encoding carbohydrate ABC transporter permease, whose product is IMQYQGQYGTDWGKVLAFVSLTLAPAVFFYLLAQKHIIAGLTSGAVKG
- a CDS encoding dodecin domain-containing protein, whose amino-acid sequence is MARLVDVIEVISQSDQSWEQAAQKALEETSKTVRHIHSIYGQEFSAEVSDGKITQFRLNAKISFDLE